A section of the Petrimonas sulfuriphila genome encodes:
- a CDS encoding flavodoxin, with protein sequence MKSIAIIYGSSTENTKRAAEKIAERLSEYSPSLIDIYDGDEEAFHSNDVLILGISTWGVKDLQDDWSDFYHKLEKMDLTGKTVALFGLGDSFIYPDSFVDAMGILYETVSEKGATTVGEVSPDGYQFDYSRALKNGVFVGLPLDEDNDADLTDERIEKWVESLKEHLS encoded by the coding sequence ATGAAGTCAATTGCAATTATATACGGCTCCAGCACCGAAAACACAAAGAGAGCCGCTGAGAAAATCGCTGAAAGACTATCGGAGTACTCTCCTTCCCTGATCGACATTTACGACGGTGATGAAGAAGCTTTTCATTCCAACGATGTACTAATCCTCGGCATTTCGACCTGGGGAGTAAAGGATTTGCAGGATGACTGGTCTGATTTCTACCACAAGCTGGAAAAAATGGACCTGACGGGGAAAACAGTTGCTCTTTTCGGGTTGGGCGACTCATTCATTTATCCCGATTCTTTCGTGGATGCGATGGGTATTTTGTACGAAACAGTTTCGGAAAAAGGAGCAACAACAGTTGGTGAAGTTTCTCCCGACGGCTACCAATTCGATTACTCCAGGGCATTAAAAAACGGCGTTTTTGTGGGATTACCGCTGGATGAAGACAACGACGCCGACCTCACCGACGAACGCATCGAAAAGTGGGTGGAATCGTTGAAGGAGCACCTCAGTTAA
- a CDS encoding RagB/SusD family nutrient uptake outer membrane protein, which translates to MKNKILYSLLLSFAFVLFSCNLDENPADQMPENEAFKSPVLIYLNTVASLYTEIGGDGGSQGLAGTDRGIYDLNTFTADEALLPTRGGDWFDGGLWQDIFTHNWKTDNSLVKGSWDYLYRVIGKTNQSIDKLNALVEEDPENSFLPVYLAEVKAIRAMYYYYLMDLYARVPIVETASVQIADVRQSSRSEVFAFIKKELEASIPLLSTANSSKQGEFYGRMTRPVAYYLMAKLALNAQVYADDDWTDNNGIPNGTTTFNVGGANKTPWEATVAYCDSITELGYTLESDFSKNFSITNESSKENIFVIPMDPVLYKARNMYLVRSRHYAHAKAYSQDGWNGASATKEALAVFRKDAVDPRMEKTYFLGKVYGPDGNPVMDGDKELEYKPDAIALDVSGSTNEKTAGARLAKYEFDPTAQAGGQLVHNDWVLFRYADVLLMKSEALVRAGQNGDAELQQVRARAGAGARPATLNNLLDERLLEFAWEGMRRQDLIRFGKFHQPISDRPVSAPYRSVFPIPVDVLSLNTNLTQNPGYTN; encoded by the coding sequence ATGAAAAATAAAATATTATACAGTTTATTACTCTCGTTTGCATTTGTTCTTTTCAGCTGCAACCTGGATGAAAATCCGGCAGATCAGATGCCCGAGAACGAAGCATTTAAAAGTCCTGTGCTTATTTATCTGAATACCGTAGCCAGCCTCTACACCGAAATTGGCGGAGACGGAGGAAGCCAGGGCTTGGCCGGCACAGACAGGGGAATCTACGATCTCAACACTTTTACAGCCGATGAAGCGCTTCTCCCCACACGTGGTGGTGACTGGTTTGATGGTGGTTTGTGGCAAGATATTTTCACACATAACTGGAAAACCGATAACTCCCTGGTAAAAGGAAGCTGGGACTATCTATACCGGGTGATCGGTAAAACCAACCAATCCATCGATAAGTTAAACGCATTGGTGGAGGAAGACCCGGAAAACAGCTTTCTTCCCGTCTACCTGGCTGAAGTGAAGGCAATCAGAGCCATGTACTACTATTACCTGATGGATCTCTATGCAAGGGTTCCCATTGTTGAAACAGCCTCTGTTCAGATAGCCGACGTAAGACAGTCGAGCCGATCGGAAGTTTTTGCATTTATAAAGAAAGAACTGGAAGCATCCATTCCGCTTTTATCAACAGCCAACAGTTCCAAACAAGGTGAATTTTACGGCCGGATGACCCGCCCGGTTGCCTACTATCTGATGGCGAAATTGGCATTAAATGCACAAGTATATGCAGATGATGATTGGACAGACAATAATGGCATACCGAACGGAACAACCACTTTCAATGTTGGTGGAGCAAACAAAACGCCGTGGGAGGCCACCGTTGCATATTGCGACTCTATTACTGAGTTGGGATACACATTGGAAAGCGATTTTTCGAAGAATTTTAGCATTACCAACGAGAGTTCGAAAGAGAATATCTTCGTCATCCCAATGGATCCGGTACTCTATAAAGCCCGCAACATGTATCTTGTTCGTTCTAGGCACTATGCGCACGCTAAAGCCTATTCACAGGATGGATGGAACGGAGCCTCGGCAACCAAGGAAGCTTTGGCTGTCTTTAGAAAAGATGCGGTTGATCCCCGTATGGAGAAAACTTATTTTCTGGGGAAGGTCTACGGACCCGACGGCAATCCCGTGATGGATGGAGACAAGGAGCTGGAATACAAGCCGGATGCCATTGCGCTTGATGTATCAGGAAGTACCAACGAGAAAACCGCTGGTGCCCGGTTGGCTAAATATGAATTTGATCCGACAGCCCAGGCGGGTGGTCAGCTGGTTCACAACGACTGGGTATTGTTCCGCTATGCGGATGTGCTGCTAATGAAGTCTGAGGCGTTGGTAAGAGCCGGACAGAACGGAGATGCCGAGTTGCAGCAAGTAAGAGCGAGAGCTGGGGCCGGCGCCAGGCCAGCAACTCTTAACAACCTGTTGGATGAAAGATTGCTGGAATTCGCATGGGAAGGGATGAGGCGTCAGGATTTAATCCGCTTCGGCAAATTTCATCAACCCATTTCAGACCGGCCGGTTTCGGCTCCTTACAGATCCGTATTCCCTATCCCGGTAGATGTGTTATCGTTGAACACCAACTTGACCCAAAACCCCGGATATACCAATTAA
- the rsmI gene encoding 16S rRNA (cytidine(1402)-2'-O)-methyltransferase produces the protein MGKLVVVPTPVGNLEDMTLRAINVLKSCDLILAEDTRTTGFLLKHFGIETRMQSHHKFNEHQTSIYIAERIKGGETVALVSDAGTPAISDPGFLLVRACVEEDVEVECLPGATAFVPALVMSGLPNDRFCFEGFLPQKKGRQTRLKELAEESRTMVFYESPYRIVKMITQLAEFMGTDRKASVSREISKIFEETIRGTLSELIEHFTAHEPKGEFVIVVEGKSK, from the coding sequence ATGGGAAAGCTGGTAGTTGTACCGACCCCTGTCGGAAATCTGGAAGATATGACGTTGAGGGCGATTAACGTGCTGAAAAGTTGTGATTTAATTCTTGCAGAAGATACACGGACAACCGGTTTCCTATTGAAACATTTCGGCATTGAAACCCGGATGCAATCGCATCACAAGTTTAATGAACATCAAACGTCCATTTATATTGCAGAGCGGATCAAAGGGGGAGAGACCGTTGCGCTCGTATCGGATGCCGGTACTCCGGCGATTTCCGATCCGGGATTCCTGCTTGTCCGTGCCTGTGTAGAGGAAGATGTTGAGGTGGAGTGCTTGCCGGGAGCAACAGCATTTGTTCCGGCTCTGGTAATGTCGGGGCTTCCCAACGACCGGTTTTGCTTCGAGGGGTTTTTACCGCAGAAAAAAGGTAGGCAAACCCGGTTGAAAGAGCTCGCTGAAGAGTCACGAACGATGGTTTTCTACGAGTCACCTTACCGGATAGTAAAAATGATAACGCAACTGGCTGAATTTATGGGCACAGATAGAAAAGCATCCGTTTCGCGGGAAATATCCAAAATATTCGAAGAAACCATTCGTGGAACATTGTCGGAACTTATCGAGCATTTTACGGCTCATGAACCCAAAGGAGAATTTGTGATCGTTGTAGAGGGAAAATCAAAATAA
- a CDS encoding YjjG family noncanonical pyrimidine nucleotidase, giving the protein MKYKNLFIDLDDTLWDIHQNGKECLEEIYSDYGYNRFYPTFDDYYNVYMPSNHHLWNLYRLGEIRKEELIVERFLVPVRKFGINDPGYAKSLSDDFLERTTRKTKLIDGTLDLLDYLRPKYRMHILSNGFREVQFKKIENSGLQPYFDKIILSEDAGVNKPHPGIFTYALKNTNSRRNETLMIGDSWDADIAGAQKSRIAQIWFNPANLSSDGFEPTYTVEMLEEIKELL; this is encoded by the coding sequence ATGAAATATAAAAACCTTTTTATCGATCTGGACGATACCCTGTGGGATATTCACCAAAACGGCAAGGAATGCCTGGAAGAGATTTATTCGGATTACGGTTACAATAGGTTTTATCCTACGTTCGATGATTACTACAACGTTTATATGCCATCCAATCATCATCTGTGGAACTTATACCGTCTGGGTGAAATAAGAAAGGAAGAACTGATTGTGGAACGTTTTCTGGTTCCGGTCAGGAAGTTTGGAATCAATGATCCGGGATATGCCAAATCGTTGAGCGACGATTTTTTGGAGCGTACCACCCGAAAAACAAAGCTGATCGACGGCACCTTGGATCTTCTGGATTATCTGAGGCCGAAATACCGGATGCACATACTCAGCAACGGGTTTCGTGAAGTTCAGTTTAAGAAAATTGAGAACTCGGGTTTGCAGCCCTATTTCGATAAAATTATTCTTTCGGAAGATGCAGGGGTGAATAAACCGCATCCCGGTATTTTCACTTACGCACTGAAAAATACCAACTCCCGCCGGAACGAAACCCTGATGATTGGCGACAGTTGGGATGCAGATATTGCAGGAGCACAAAAGAGCCGTATCGCACAAATCTGGTTTAATCCGGCGAATCTTTCATCCGACGGGTTTGAACCAACCTACACTGTGGAAATGCTGGAAGAGATAAAAGAGTTGTTGTAG
- a CDS encoding glycoside hydrolase family 13 protein, which translates to MKKRIFTFLTFFASLVLQAQQIKVEPASWWSGLQEPELQLMISGKDIASYKVSVTAKDVYLKEAVTLENPNYQILYLDISDSAPQKFEIVFTEGKKKITYNYELKPRDPQRMAIESFGPSDVLYLIMPDRFANGDPTNDQIPMRTEYKVDRNDPNARHGGDIKGISDRLGYLSDLGVTAIWLNPVLENDMEGGSYHGYATTDYYRVDPRFGTNEEYRQLISDAHDKGMKVVMDMIFNHCGSDHPWLKEVPSPDWFNNLGEYVQTSHMKEMYFDPYASEYDRSKMVDGWFVPSMPDLNQRNRHVAKYLIQNSIWWIEYSGVDGIRQDTYPYADYEMMVDWCNAVYKEYPTYNIVGEAWLNNPIGTAFWQKDSKLNNRDNTNLKSVMDFRFMGLSHTAFVEETTEWNGGLHGIYDHMTYDFIYPDIYNVLRFLDNHDTDRFLKKYPENLSGWKQAITFLLTMPGTPQIYYGTELLMNGNKSLSDGDIRRDMPGGWLGDKSDHFTREGRDTLQNKAFDFLSKLLHWRRGNKVIAKGKMKHYVLQKGVYVYERYLGDESILVFMNGTSNDVEINLDRYGESIQNKTSGKDVISGKTVSFGKTLKLGPKEVIVAEGQTNSPS; encoded by the coding sequence ATGAAAAAAAGAATTTTCACCTTTCTTACCTTTTTCGCGTCGCTCGTGCTTCAGGCGCAACAAATAAAGGTCGAACCCGCCTCCTGGTGGTCCGGCTTGCAGGAGCCAGAGCTACAACTGATGATTTCGGGCAAGGATATCGCCTCATATAAGGTTTCGGTTACGGCAAAAGATGTATACCTGAAAGAGGCGGTAACGCTTGAAAACCCCAACTATCAGATTTTGTACTTAGATATTTCTGACAGTGCTCCGCAAAAGTTCGAAATCGTTTTTACCGAAGGAAAAAAGAAGATCACGTACAACTACGAACTGAAACCACGCGATCCGCAACGTATGGCTATTGAAAGTTTCGGCCCATCAGATGTGCTCTATCTGATTATGCCGGACCGTTTTGCCAACGGCGATCCCACGAACGACCAGATACCGATGCGCACCGAATACAAGGTGGACCGCAACGACCCCAACGCCCGACACGGCGGTGACATCAAGGGGATCTCCGATCGCCTGGGATACCTCTCCGACCTGGGAGTCACCGCGATATGGCTCAACCCGGTGCTGGAGAATGACATGGAGGGTGGTTCCTACCACGGATATGCCACCACCGACTACTACCGGGTGGATCCTCGTTTCGGCACCAACGAGGAGTATCGTCAGCTAATCAGCGATGCCCATGACAAAGGGATGAAGGTAGTGATGGACATGATTTTCAACCACTGCGGGAGCGACCACCCCTGGTTAAAAGAAGTTCCCTCACCCGATTGGTTCAATAACCTGGGAGAGTATGTACAGACCTCCCACATGAAGGAGATGTACTTCGATCCCTACGCATCGGAGTACGACAGAAGCAAGATGGTGGACGGATGGTTCGTGCCCTCCATGCCCGACCTGAACCAGCGCAACCGCCACGTAGCAAAATACCTCATCCAGAACAGCATCTGGTGGATCGAATACTCCGGCGTGGATGGCATCCGACAGGATACCTATCCTTATGCTGACTACGAGATGATGGTCGACTGGTGTAACGCTGTCTACAAAGAATATCCGACCTACAATATCGTGGGAGAAGCATGGCTGAACAATCCCATCGGAACAGCATTCTGGCAGAAAGACAGCAAACTGAACAACCGTGATAATACAAACCTCAAATCAGTGATGGACTTCCGCTTTATGGGACTGTCGCACACAGCCTTCGTTGAAGAGACTACCGAATGGAATGGGGGGCTGCACGGTATCTACGACCACATGACCTACGACTTTATCTATCCGGATATCTACAACGTGCTGCGGTTCCTAGACAACCACGATACCGACCGCTTCCTGAAAAAGTATCCAGAGAATCTCTCCGGCTGGAAGCAAGCAATCACGTTCCTGCTCACCATGCCCGGCACACCGCAGATCTACTACGGCACCGAACTGCTGATGAACGGTAACAAAAGCCTCAGTGACGGAGATATCCGTCGCGATATGCCGGGCGGATGGCTCGGTGATAAATCGGACCATTTTACCCGAGAGGGACGCGACACTCTCCAGAACAAAGCATTCGACTTTCTCAGCAAGCTACTTCACTGGCGTCGCGGCAACAAGGTCATTGCCAAAGGCAAGATGAAACATTACGTGCTCCAAAAAGGTGTTTACGTTTATGAGCGTTATCTTGGCGATGAAAGCATACTGGTGTTCATGAACGGGACCTCGAATGATGTGGAAATAAATCTCGACCGTTACGGAGAGTCAATTCAAAACAAAACAAGTGGAAAAGATGTGATCTCGGGAAAAACAGTGTCTTTTGGCAAAACACTGAAGCTGGGTCCGAAAGAAGTGATTGTGGCAGAGGGGCAGACAAACAGTCCAAGTTGA
- a CDS encoding arginine deiminase — MSTSKLTLNVQSEIGKLEAVMLHYPGPEVENMTPKNAQRALYSDILNLSIAQKEYAQLKGVLEKTSLVYKVSDLLEKVLEIPGQRLSLLQKICVTEQVEDYFDYLLELSSSQLTKILIEGLPMQVKTLTDFLKEEYYALQPLYNFYFTRDTSVTIGNTSLVCKMANAVRMRESFIMDAIFNSGLFFNGKITNMYDASQNNPSVKIEGGDVLVAREDVLLIGSGARTSPQAIDLLIQELCREKLSKRHVIVQQLPETPESFIHLDMAFTFLDKNTAMVYKPLILNSNPYKTVHIQIENGKVVKIAPMNNIPAALKKLGMEVEPVICGGRADDWDQEREQWHSGANFLAIAPGKVISYARNINTLEELNKKGFEIVRADDVISGRFDMETSVKCVVTLDGSELPRGGGGPRCMTMPLRRQ; from the coding sequence ATGTCTACGAGCAAACTCACCTTAAACGTTCAATCGGAAATCGGAAAGTTGGAAGCGGTAATGTTGCACTATCCGGGTCCTGAAGTGGAAAACATGACACCAAAAAATGCTCAGCGGGCACTCTACAGCGACATCCTTAACCTCTCTATCGCACAAAAAGAATATGCCCAGTTAAAAGGTGTACTGGAAAAAACTTCTTTAGTATATAAAGTTTCCGACCTGCTTGAAAAAGTGCTGGAAATTCCCGGGCAACGATTATCGTTGCTTCAAAAAATCTGTGTGACGGAACAGGTAGAAGATTATTTCGATTATCTCCTGGAATTATCCTCATCCCAGTTAACAAAAATATTGATTGAAGGGCTTCCGATGCAGGTAAAGACCCTGACCGACTTTCTGAAAGAAGAGTATTATGCGTTGCAGCCCTTATACAATTTTTATTTTACGCGCGACACATCGGTAACCATTGGCAACACCTCGTTGGTTTGTAAGATGGCCAATGCGGTGCGCATGAGAGAATCGTTTATCATGGATGCGATTTTCAATAGCGGGTTGTTTTTCAACGGCAAGATCACTAACATGTATGATGCTTCACAAAACAACCCCTCCGTGAAAATAGAGGGGGGCGATGTATTGGTCGCACGTGAAGATGTGCTGTTAATCGGAAGCGGAGCACGCACCAGTCCCCAAGCCATCGATCTATTGATTCAGGAGCTGTGCAGGGAAAAGCTCAGCAAAAGACATGTTATTGTTCAACAATTACCGGAAACACCCGAATCGTTTATCCATTTGGACATGGCTTTCACCTTTCTAGACAAAAATACCGCCATGGTTTATAAACCTCTGATATTAAACAGCAATCCCTACAAAACCGTACACATCCAGATCGAAAACGGGAAAGTAGTTAAAATCGCACCCATGAACAATATCCCGGCAGCACTAAAAAAACTAGGCATGGAGGTCGAACCGGTCATTTGTGGTGGAAGGGCCGACGACTGGGACCAAGAACGGGAACAATGGCACAGCGGAGCCAATTTTCTGGCAATCGCACCCGGCAAAGTAATTTCGTATGCCCGAAACATTAACACGTTGGAAGAATTAAACAAAAAGGGATTTGAAATTGTACGGGCCGACGATGTGATAAGCGGAAGATTCGACATGGAAACGTCCGTGAAATGTGTGGTTACACTGGATGGATCCGAACTTCCGCGTGGAGGCGGAGGGCCGAGATGCATGACCATGCCACTAAGGAGGCAGTAA
- a CDS encoding SusF/SusE family outer membrane protein, whose product MKHLYKYLLFLLLPFLANCSDNENWTIVEDIQQGVYISGSATVYSGEAPASALKAVPLDGDVTELPELVGIYTWLKADGDFTISVAADLNQVVKYGNGGEVKKADNITVYTLSQDATPLKVEKDDFYFVVVNTALKEINILPVNYGVIGAATPKGWDGETALSAPSFDDKLTITWKGKLNMTPGGYKFRYSGGWGQEINKEGGKAKLFTDLGNFGTSQAPLIENAMSQVRPGGSDFTTEVGGEFEFTIQYDLRSRAYNASFDIIGEAVVPPEYPEKMYLVGDATSYGWDTPGTKAAAEMHKVAGGNEGLYWKILSLEAGKGFKLSNANWGNTNLGFGEITSFDSNGIAVTESGGNMSIAETGIYTIVLDLRNNEKKLSVVPVKVFGMGDTYGGWDKDKASNLFTVNLDTRTVVSPPTTTSGNLRMYVSHPWIPDWWQAEFNVYNTTIEYRNDGGDQAAVAVTAGQVATLHFDDNTGSIK is encoded by the coding sequence ATGAAACATTTATATAAATATCTATTGTTCTTGCTGCTGCCTTTTTTAGCGAATTGCAGTGACAACGAAAATTGGACAATTGTTGAAGACATTCAACAAGGGGTGTACATCAGCGGTTCGGCCACCGTGTACAGCGGAGAGGCCCCGGCCTCGGCTTTAAAAGCAGTTCCTCTCGATGGAGACGTGACAGAACTGCCCGAATTAGTAGGAATCTATACCTGGTTAAAAGCTGACGGAGATTTCACTATTTCCGTTGCTGCCGATTTAAATCAGGTTGTAAAATATGGCAATGGAGGTGAAGTGAAAAAAGCCGACAATATTACAGTATATACGCTTTCACAAGATGCTACTCCCTTAAAAGTTGAAAAAGACGACTTTTACTTCGTAGTTGTAAATACCGCTTTAAAGGAAATAAACATCCTGCCCGTAAATTATGGTGTAATTGGTGCTGCCACCCCAAAAGGCTGGGATGGAGAAACAGCATTAAGTGCTCCTTCGTTCGATGACAAGTTGACCATCACTTGGAAAGGCAAGCTTAACATGACACCTGGCGGTTATAAATTCAGGTACAGCGGAGGCTGGGGACAAGAAATCAATAAAGAAGGCGGAAAAGCTAAGTTATTTACTGACTTGGGCAACTTCGGCACATCGCAAGCACCGCTAATCGAAAATGCAATGAGCCAGGTAAGGCCCGGAGGCTCCGACTTCACCACTGAAGTAGGTGGTGAGTTTGAATTCACCATCCAGTACGACTTAAGGAGCCGTGCCTACAATGCCTCCTTCGACATCATCGGTGAAGCGGTTGTCCCGCCGGAATATCCGGAAAAAATGTATCTGGTGGGCGATGCCACCTCATACGGATGGGATACTCCCGGCACCAAGGCAGCGGCAGAGATGCACAAAGTGGCAGGGGGAAATGAGGGTTTATACTGGAAGATTCTCTCCCTTGAGGCGGGAAAAGGATTCAAACTATCCAATGCCAACTGGGGAAATACCAATCTTGGATTTGGAGAAATTACTTCTTTCGATTCCAATGGCATTGCAGTTACCGAAAGTGGCGGCAACATGTCAATCGCCGAGACGGGGATTTACACTATCGTGCTTGATTTGCGTAACAATGAGAAAAAATTGTCTGTTGTCCCGGTGAAAGTTTTCGGCATGGGTGACACCTATGGTGGCTGGGACAAAGATAAAGCATCCAACTTGTTTACAGTCAATCTGGACACCCGAACCGTTGTTTCGCCTCCGACAACAACAAGCGGCAATCTGCGTATGTACGTATCCCATCCCTGGATTCCCGATTGGTGGCAGGCTGAATTTAATGTTTATAACACAACGATCGAATACCGAAATGATGGCGGTGATCAAGCAGCAGTTGCAGTTACAGCCGGCCAGGTGGCCACGTTGCATTTTGACGACAACACAGGGTCAATCAAGTAA
- a CDS encoding alpha-amylase gives MKTLSKAVFISLLLLAISCKDDIPRPEPIKKLPLPAKVSEGINIINNSTVTFVLYDKDKNGVHKDFAHVIGDFNNWEPTKDEKSQMNRDDASGCWWLTVSGLDPAKEYAFQYYLGTKTGETVYVADPYSRKILDPYNDPFISSSTYPDNKIYPPKGNGIVSVFNTRPDTYNWQVTDFTTPPTDNLVIYELLLRDFTEQGNISGAIQKLDYLKDLGVNAIELMPVQEFDGNDSWGYNPAFFFALDKAYGTDRMYKQFIDECHKRGIAVLFDVVYNHATGANPFARIWWDVKNNKTSANNPYFNVNAPHPYSVFHDFNHQSELVRKFVKRNLEFLLEEYNIDGFRFDLTKGFTQNQSSEATAGNYDASRIAILKEYNAVIKNVKSEALVILEHFADNREETELANAGMMVWRNMNWQYGQTAMGYKTDNSDLSGTYYNASRPANSLVSYMESHDEERLAYKQVQWGIDPIKTDLNARMKRLETNAAFFFTVPGPKMIWQFGELGYDVNIDYNGRTGKKPVRWNYVDVPERKQLHTTYSLLINLRHDHPELFSSTANLNWQVTESFWEQGRFLTLSSFGNSKQIVVVGNFTNAAITASTTFPKTGTWYNYMNSLETLNATSSMMNLAIPANSFRIYSTFAP, from the coding sequence ATGAAAACATTAAGCAAAGCCGTTTTTATTTCTCTCCTTCTATTGGCAATCTCATGTAAAGATGACATTCCCCGGCCGGAACCAATCAAGAAGTTACCTCTGCCGGCAAAAGTAAGTGAAGGAATTAACATCATAAATAACTCCACGGTAACCTTTGTCTTGTACGACAAAGATAAAAATGGCGTCCACAAAGACTTTGCCCACGTTATTGGGGATTTCAACAATTGGGAACCTACAAAAGACGAAAAATCACAGATGAACAGAGACGATGCCTCCGGATGTTGGTGGTTAACAGTCTCTGGATTGGATCCAGCTAAAGAATATGCTTTTCAGTATTATTTAGGGACAAAAACCGGAGAAACGGTCTATGTTGCCGATCCCTATTCACGCAAGATACTCGACCCCTATAACGATCCATTCATCTCCTCAAGCACCTATCCCGATAATAAAATATATCCGCCAAAAGGGAACGGAATTGTTTCCGTTTTCAATACCCGTCCCGACACCTATAACTGGCAAGTTACCGACTTTACAACACCACCAACAGATAACCTGGTAATCTATGAACTGCTGCTGAGGGATTTCACGGAACAGGGGAATATCAGCGGAGCCATTCAGAAATTGGATTATTTAAAAGATCTGGGAGTAAACGCCATCGAACTTATGCCGGTGCAGGAATTCGATGGAAACGACAGCTGGGGCTACAATCCGGCCTTCTTTTTCGCTCTGGACAAAGCCTACGGTACCGACCGGATGTACAAACAGTTTATCGATGAATGCCACAAACGGGGTATTGCCGTACTCTTCGACGTTGTGTATAATCACGCCACCGGAGCCAATCCCTTTGCGAGAATATGGTGGGACGTAAAAAACAATAAAACCTCGGCTAACAACCCTTATTTCAATGTGAATGCACCCCATCCCTACTCTGTTTTTCACGACTTCAACCACCAGTCCGAATTGGTCAGAAAATTCGTAAAACGAAACCTGGAATTTCTGCTGGAAGAATACAACATCGACGGTTTCCGGTTTGACCTTACCAAAGGGTTTACTCAGAACCAGAGTTCTGAAGCTACTGCCGGAAACTACGATGCATCGCGCATTGCTATTCTGAAAGAATACAACGCAGTCATCAAGAATGTGAAATCTGAAGCCCTGGTAATCTTGGAACATTTTGCCGACAACCGCGAAGAAACCGAACTGGCAAACGCTGGAATGATGGTTTGGAGAAACATGAACTGGCAGTATGGCCAAACGGCAATGGGCTATAAAACAGACAATTCTGATTTGTCGGGCACATACTACAATGCTTCACGTCCAGCAAACAGCCTGGTTAGCTACATGGAGAGTCACGACGAAGAGCGTCTCGCATACAAACAGGTTCAATGGGGTATTGATCCAATAAAAACCGATTTAAACGCCAGGATGAAAAGGCTGGAAACCAACGCGGCTTTTTTCTTTACCGTTCCAGGACCTAAAATGATATGGCAGTTCGGCGAATTGGGGTACGACGTAAATATCGATTATAACGGACGTACCGGAAAGAAACCCGTTCGTTGGAATTACGTTGACGTACCCGAACGGAAGCAACTCCACACGACTTATTCCCTCCTGATCAACCTGCGACATGATCATCCCGAACTGTTCAGCTCCACCGCCAACCTTAACTGGCAAGTGACCGAATCTTTCTGGGAGCAAGGCCGTTTTCTCACCCTTTCCTCGTTCGGAAACAGCAAGCAGATAGTTGTTGTTGGCAATTTCACAAACGCAGCCATAACCGCGTCAACCACTTTCCCGAAGACAGGGACATGGTACAATTATATGAACAGTCTGGAAACTCTGAACGCAACCTCTTCAATGATGAACCTTGCTATTCCCGCCAATAGTTTCAGGATATATTCCACGTTTGCACCGTAA